In a genomic window of Candidatus Binataceae bacterium:
- a CDS encoding LysR family transcriptional regulator produces the protein MELRHLRYLVAVAEELHFSRAAERLHIAQPPLSQQIRQLEDELGVRLFDRTKRRVQLTDAGRLVVEEARRALAQAGRVAEAARHAAQGSAGLLRVGFSSSAPYTTLPAILRSFRGQFPCVVLNLFERSTEEQVELLAAGTIDIGFVRRPIENAPESLAVKTILREPLVLALPHDHPLRTHRAVNPRALAREPFILFPRHAAPGLYDQIASICRRAGFRPQVAQEAVQMQTIVSLVSAGLGVAIVPASIRKLHRERVLYRPLRPATSATEMAIAYHHGSRSMVLQSFLRVVAKISDR, from the coding sequence ATGGAATTGAGACACCTGCGCTATCTCGTCGCGGTCGCAGAAGAACTGCATTTCAGCCGCGCCGCCGAGCGCCTGCACATCGCGCAACCCCCGCTGAGCCAGCAGATCCGCCAGCTCGAGGATGAACTCGGAGTGCGACTGTTCGATCGCACCAAGCGGCGCGTGCAATTGACCGACGCTGGACGGTTGGTTGTGGAAGAGGCTCGCCGCGCACTCGCCCAGGCCGGGCGGGTTGCCGAGGCCGCCCGTCATGCCGCCCAAGGGTCAGCGGGGCTCTTGCGGGTCGGCTTTTCCAGCTCTGCCCCCTATACGACGCTGCCCGCGATTCTGCGCAGCTTTCGGGGCCAATTTCCCTGCGTGGTGTTGAACCTTTTCGAGCGTAGTACCGAAGAACAGGTTGAATTGCTGGCTGCCGGCACAATCGACATTGGGTTCGTGCGCCGTCCGATCGAAAACGCCCCCGAGTCCCTGGCCGTCAAAACGATTCTTAGAGAGCCGCTTGTGCTGGCCCTGCCCCATGACCATCCCCTGCGCACCCATCGTGCGGTGAATCCGCGTGCGCTGGCACGCGAGCCATTCATCCTGTTTCCGCGGCACGCGGCGCCTGGACTCTACGACCAAATTGCTTCGATTTGCCGGCGCGCGGGCTTCCGACCGCAAGTCGCGCAAGAGGCCGTCCAGATGCAGACCATCGTCAGCCTGGTATCCGCTGGGCTAGGTGTCGCAATCGTGCCCGCCTCCATCCGCAAGCTGCATCGCGAGCGCGTCCTCTACCGTCCGCTTCGGCCGGCAACTTCCGCGACCGAAATGGCGATCGCCTACCATCACGGCAGTCGATCCATGGTGCTGCAATCCTTTCTGCGCGTAGTGGCAAAAATCTCGGACCGCTGA
- a CDS encoding methyltransferase domain-containing protein, whose amino-acid sequence MKPVPDSAPASNVHARVRSQFGAAASAYTTSVGHSDPTLLRRVVELAQPRPSDRALDIATGAGHTALVLAPHVAEVVAFDLTEQMLKETARNAAARGLKNVVTRQGAAERLPFPDSTFDIVAVRQAPHHYADVRLAVREMARVVKRLGRVVIIDSRAPEDDELDRAFNHIEKLRDSSHVRNWRPSEWRAMIQGAGLRILAEHLDFYTENGQAMDFDAWTRRMKTPAGAVEELRRLFRTATPALVEALRIEIAGEQIGFCVPQIAIAATKD is encoded by the coding sequence GTGAAGCCGGTCCCCGATTCTGCCCCCGCAAGCAATGTACATGCGCGCGTCCGATCGCAGTTTGGCGCGGCCGCGAGCGCGTACACCACTAGTGTCGGTCATAGCGATCCGACCCTGCTCCGGCGCGTGGTCGAGTTGGCGCAGCCTCGGCCCTCCGATCGCGCACTCGATATCGCCACCGGTGCGGGACACACCGCGCTCGTCCTGGCTCCCCACGTTGCGGAAGTGGTCGCCTTCGATCTCACCGAGCAGATGCTTAAAGAAACCGCGCGTAACGCGGCCGCGCGCGGCCTCAAGAACGTGGTTACCCGCCAGGGAGCCGCTGAGCGGCTGCCGTTTCCCGATTCCACCTTCGACATAGTCGCCGTGCGCCAGGCACCTCACCACTATGCCGACGTGCGCCTGGCGGTGCGCGAGATGGCCCGGGTTGTGAAACGACTCGGGCGGGTGGTGATTATCGACAGCCGGGCGCCCGAGGACGATGAGCTCGATCGGGCGTTCAACCATATCGAGAAGCTGCGAGACTCTTCACACGTGCGCAACTGGCGGCCGAGTGAATGGCGCGCCATGATCCAGGGGGCGGGGCTGAGGATTCTCGCCGAGCATCTGGATTTCTACACGGAGAACGGCCAGGCGATGGATTTCGACGCCTGGACGCGGCGCATGAAGACTCCCGCCGGCGCGGTAGAAGAGCTTAGGCGTCTCTTCCGAACCGCAACGCCGGCGTTGGTCGAGGCCCTGAGAATCGAAATCGCGGGTGAGCAAATCGGCTTTTGCGTGCCACAGATCGCGATCGCAGCGACCAAGGACTGA
- the leuC gene encoding 3-isopropylmalate dehydratase large subunit, which produces MAAQTLFEKIWNDHVVIETAGEPALLYIDLHLIHEVTSPQAFEALRAAGRKVRDLRRTFATLDHNIPTIDQLKPIADPDSRLQVEMMRKNCREFDITLFDLGSREQGIVHVIGPELGVSQPGLTIVCGDSHTSTHGALGALAFGIGTSEIEHVLATQCLWQTKPKTFEIRVDGKVGTGVTAKDLILGIIGRLGTDGATGCVIEYRGDAFEALSIEERMTVCNMSIEAGARAGMFAADSKTVEYLRGRRYVPQGAEFDALAKRWLTMRTDEGARFDRAISFPASSFVPQVTWGTNPGMVTEVTGRVPRPDAIADATERVTVERALEYMGLRGGTPIEEIRVDRVFIGSCTNSRLSDLRAAAGIVKGKKVARTVSAMVVPGSQQVKAEAEKEGLDRIFREAGFEWREVGCSMCLGMNPDILKPGERCASTSNRNFEGSQGKGGRTHLVSPQMAAAAAIAGHFVDIREWAK; this is translated from the coding sequence ATGGCGGCTCAGACACTGTTCGAAAAAATTTGGAACGACCACGTGGTCATCGAGACAGCGGGTGAGCCCGCCCTGCTCTACATCGACCTTCATCTGATCCATGAAGTCACCTCGCCGCAGGCTTTTGAGGCGCTGCGCGCTGCAGGCCGGAAGGTCCGCGACCTGCGGAGGACTTTCGCGACTCTCGATCACAATATCCCGACTATCGATCAGCTAAAGCCCATCGCCGACCCGGATTCCCGGCTCCAGGTCGAGATGATGCGCAAGAATTGCCGCGAATTCGACATCACCCTCTTCGATTTGGGCTCGCGCGAACAGGGCATCGTGCACGTCATCGGGCCGGAGCTTGGAGTTTCGCAGCCCGGTCTCACTATCGTGTGCGGCGACAGCCACACCTCGACCCACGGCGCCCTGGGTGCGCTCGCGTTCGGAATCGGCACCAGCGAGATCGAGCACGTGCTTGCAACCCAGTGCCTGTGGCAGACGAAACCGAAAACCTTCGAGATCCGCGTCGATGGCAAGGTGGGAACCGGAGTAACCGCGAAGGACCTGATTCTCGGAATTATTGGGCGCCTCGGCACCGACGGCGCCACCGGATGCGTGATCGAATATCGGGGCGACGCGTTCGAGGCGTTGTCGATCGAAGAGCGAATGACGGTCTGCAATATGTCCATCGAGGCGGGGGCGCGCGCGGGAATGTTCGCCGCCGATTCGAAGACCGTGGAATATTTGCGCGGCCGCCGGTACGTGCCGCAGGGTGCCGAGTTCGATGCGCTGGCAAAGCGCTGGCTCACTATGCGCACTGATGAAGGCGCCCGGTTCGATCGCGCCATCAGTTTCCCGGCTTCCAGTTTCGTGCCGCAGGTGACCTGGGGGACCAATCCGGGAATGGTCACCGAGGTAACCGGGAGGGTTCCCAGGCCGGATGCGATCGCGGATGCCACCGAGCGCGTGACCGTGGAACGCGCGCTCGAATATATGGGGCTTCGCGGGGGCACGCCGATCGAGGAAATCCGCGTCGACCGTGTGTTTATCGGCTCGTGCACCAATTCCCGGCTCAGCGATCTGCGCGCTGCGGCCGGAATAGTGAAGGGCAAAAAGGTCGCGCGCACCGTGAGCGCGATGGTGGTTCCCGGATCTCAGCAGGTCAAAGCCGAAGCCGAAAAGGAAGGACTCGATCGCATCTTTCGCGAGGCAGGCTTTGAATGGCGGGAAGTGGGATGCTCGATGTGCCTCGGCATGAATCCCGACATCCTGAAGCCCGGCGAGCGATGCGCGAGCACCTCGAACCGGAATTTCGAAGGCAGCCAGGGCAAGGGCGGCCGGACCCACCTGGTAAGCCCGCAAATGGCCGCCGCGGCCGCGATTGCCGGACATTTTGTGGATATTCGCGAGTGGGCGAAGTGA